In one window of Episyrphus balteatus chromosome 3, idEpiBalt1.1, whole genome shotgun sequence DNA:
- the LOC129914573 gene encoding vesicular integral-membrane protein VIP36: MAQAAPSSASPVEQKLHFSSYFNLNSSFKMPKLNTIFLIFIHSLCLWHIDARTSDSEEYMKREHSLVSPFHGSGMNLPYWDFLGNTMVLNNFIRLTADMQSRSGAIWNLAPCMSRNWEIHVMFKVHGKGSELFGDGFAIWYAKDRMISGEVFGSKNLFSGLAIIMDTYSNHNGPHNHNHPFLSAMVNNGSLSYDHDRDGTHTQLAGCEVRFRNVAFDTQVRIRYENDILSVSTDLENTNEWKSCFVVKDVELPTGYYFGISATTGDLSDNHDIHSFKFYDLDTDFTHEQAIERTKLIPNAKSFEPPREHKDDSKPGMSNAKIFFILLFGMLACIAVCIFAISYYKEKNSRKRFY; this comes from the exons ATGGCACAAGCAGCTCCTTCTTCAGCATCTCCCGTAgaacaaaaattacatttttcatcatattttaatttaaatagttCATTTAAAATGCCAAAACTTAACacaatatttctaatatttattCATTCCCTTTGTTTGTGGCACATTGATGCCAGAACAAGTGATTCCGAGGAATATATGAAGCGAGAACATTCCTTAGTGAGTCCATTTCATG GTTCGGGAATGAATCTTCCATATTGGGACTTCCTCGGCAACACAATGGTCTTGAATAATTTCATTAGACTGACGGCTGATATGCAATCAAGAAGTGGAGCGATATGGAATTTAGCG CCATGCATGTCACGAAACTGGGAAATACATGTTATGTTCAAAGTTCATGGCAAAGGTTCTGAATTGTTTGGCGATGGATTTGCTATTTGGTATGCAAAAGACCGAATGATCTCTGGCGAAGTATTCGGAAGCAAAAACTTGTTCTCCGGCTTGGCTATTATAATGGACACTTACAGCAATCATAATGGTCCACATAAT CACAATCACCCTTTCTTAAGTGCGATGGTTAATAATGGTTCCTTAAGTTATGACCATGATCGGGATGGAACCCATACACAATTGGCCGGATGTGAAGTACGTTTCCGCAATGTCGCTTTTGACACGCAAGTCAGAATACGTTACGAAAATGATATTCTATCGGTTTCCACGGATTTGGAAAATACCAACGAATGGAAGAGTTGCTTTGTTGTGAAAGATGTCGAACTCCCAACTGGATATTACTTTGGAATATCAGCAACTACCGGTGATCTCTCCGATAACCATGacattcattcatttaaattCTACGACTTGGATACGGATTtcaca CATGAGCAAGCTATTGAACGAACCAAACTTATTCCAAATGCAAAAAGTTTCGAACCACCACGAGAACATAAAGACGATTCTAAACCAGGAATGTCCAACGCAAAGATATTCTTCATTCTTCTCTTTGGAATGTTGGCATGCATCGCTGTTTGCATATTTGCAATTTCCTACTACAAAGAGAAGAATTCAAGAAAACGATTCTATTAA
- the LOC129916135 gene encoding TBC1 domain family member 7 encodes MTTDERNFRSSYYEKVGCNSVEEKKSLNILLKDHTLTRLKLQQFCLSFTVPTNQRTLVWNIILGILPLPVHQNATSYVMEQRTAVYTDVLRAVTIMRYIDENTPKCKVLYAMWLLENKKLHPDTNINEDNHFVEIAKVLLRMFENDVDVYWIAKEFYELTKVIKAELPKLKELTQTILKREDNLLYNHLDSHQFFKSQIIEEWYGTCFAGIINEVALVKVWDKICGGSKKILIFILLELLKTETFRSALLQCKTVDTMKKSIEKARDQDVSSVLNKAVKSWKSCNTIHNEINIH; translated from the exons ATGACAACGGACGAAAGAAACTTCCGTTCCAGCTACTATGAAAAAGTTGGATGTAACAGTGTGGAAGAAAAGAAATCCCTTAATATTCTTCTAAAAGACCACACTCTCACCCGACTGAAACTTCAACAATTCTGTTTAAGTTTCACAGTTCCAACAAATCAAAGAACTTTGGTTTGGAACATCATACTAG GAATCCTTCCATTGCCTGTTCATCAAAATGCCACAAGCTATGTTATGGAACAAAGAACAGCCGTCTATACGGATGTCCTTAGAGCTGTTACAATTATGAGATATATTGACGAGAATACACCAAAATGCAAAGTTCTCTATGCAATGTGGTTActcgaaaataaaaaactgcaTCCGGATACGAATATAAAC GAAGATAATCATTTCGTTGAAATAGCCAAGGTCCTGTTGCGAATGTTTGAAAATGATGTCGATGTTTATTGGATAGCCAAAGAGTTCTATGAGTTGACTAAGGTTATCAAAGCGGAACTGCCCAAACTCAAAGAACTTACTCAAACTATTCTGAAACGAGAAGACAATCTTCTCTATAA CCATCTTGACAGTCATCAATTCTTTAAGAGCCAAATCATCGAAGAATGGTATGGAACCTGCTTTGCCGGCATTATAAACGAAGTAGCCCTCGTCAAAGTGTGGGACAAAATCTGTGGCggatctaaaaaaatattaattttcatattGCTAGAACTGCTGAAAACCGAAACATTTCGAAGTGCCTTATTGCAGTGTAAAACAGTTGACACAATGAAGAAATCGATTGAAAAAGCCAGAGACCAGGACGTCTCTAGTGTTCTCAACAAAGCAGTCAAATCATGGAAATCTTGTAATACAATTCATAACGAAATAAATATTCATTAG
- the LOC129916136 gene encoding 28S ribosomal protein S24, mitochondrial yields MLKNLLQVIPKTISNEINAKTLHTTAVMCKVQAGRYRITPKRDRPLTYEMANAPHHIVHRKSWNSWNTSTILDGLRPSQTAIEDVFIRKFMIGTWHALVCSEVIIKRQYNHIRIAAIIRQGITARKMYFLIGYTEEMLSNWLQCPVTLELQTVADRKDVVFKYI; encoded by the exons ATGCTGAAAAATCTTCTTCAG gtaattccaaaaactatcaGCAATGAAATCAACGCTAAAACATTGCACACAACTGCTGTTATGTGCAAAGTACAAGCTGGTCGATATCGCATAACCCCAAAACGCGACAGACCTCTTACCTATGAAATGGCAAATGCTCCTCACCACATCGTCCATCGTAAATCATGGAATTCTTGGAATACAT CAACTATTCTCGATGGTCTTCGTCCCTCACAAACGGCAATTGAGGATGTCTTCATAAGGAAGTTCATGATTGGAACATGGCATGCCCTTGTCTGCTCTGAAGTCATAATCAAAAGACAATACAATCACATCCGTATTGCTGCAATCATTAGACAAGGTATAACAGCTCGCAAAATGTACTTTCTTATTGGCTACACCGAGGAAATGCTTTCTAATTGGCTCCAATGTCCGGTTACTCTTGAATTACAAACTGTAGCCGATAGGAAAGATGTTGTATTTAAATATATCTAA